A region from the Dendropsophus ebraccatus isolate aDenEbr1 chromosome 1, aDenEbr1.pat, whole genome shotgun sequence genome encodes:
- the BCL2L10 gene encoding bcl-2-like protein 10, translating into MSEQLEEESRALVEDYILRYVGNERPQPPPPAAEALWQMAQEVHLENSAFFRSCAELDVEPCTILQRVAPEVALDGGLNWGRVIALIVFAGTLADRHKRRKAGTPRELAGVLGRFLAREHGDWLQRNGGWECFQKFCNKKGNQQGQENSHFSNALMAAAGVGLAGIVFLLAVR; encoded by the exons ATGTCCgagcagctggaggaggagagCCGAGCGCTGGTGGAGGACTATATCCTGCGCTATGTGGGCAATGAGCGCCCCCAGCCGCCGCCCCCCGCTGCAGAGGCACTATGGCAGATGGCGCAAGAGGTCCACCTGGAGAACAGCGCCTTCTTCAGGTCGTGCGCGGAGCTGGACGTGGAGCCCTGCACCATCCTGCAGCGTGTGGCCCCCGAGGTGGCCCTGGATGGGGGACTCAACTGGGGGCGGGTGATCGCGCTCATCGTGTTCGCTGGGACCCTGGCGGATAGGCACAAACGGCGCAAAGCGGGGACCCCCCGGGAGCTGGCGGGGGTGCTGGGCCGATTCCTGGCCCGGGAGCACGGGGACTGGCTGCAGAGGAACGGAGGCTGG GAGTGTTTCCAAAAGTTCTGCAACAAAAAAGGCAACCAGCAAGGACAAGAGAACAGTCACTTTTCCAATGCCCTGATGGCTGCGGCTGGGGTCGGACTTGCAGGAATAGTTTTTCTTCTGGCAGTAAGATGA